The sequence AGCCCTTGAGTTATATGGAATCCCCATTTTACTATAAGTAAGTTTTCAGTTTGTTGAACCAGGCCTGAGGTGCCTGTTTTAGCCCGTAGATAGttttattaaacttaaaaaCATGATTTTTGGATGGTCAATGCTTTTGAAACCCAGTGGTTGAGTCATATAGACACATTCTTGAAGCTCCCCATTAAGGAAAGCATTATATATATCAACCTGTTGAATCGTCCAATCTTTGCAAGTAGCAAGTGTAGACTCAAATTGTAGATGGTTTAACTACTGGACTATAAGTGTCAAAGTAATCTAGACTTGGTGTTTGTTGAAAGCCTCTTGCAACAAGCCTAGACTTATATCTGTCCACCAAGCCATCATAATTGTATTTAATTCTATGCACCCACTTGTTAGTGACCATTTTTATTCTTGGAGAATGAGACACAAGGTACCAAGTTTTGTTTTTAACAAGAGCATAAATTTCACTTTGTGTAGAATTAAACCATAGAGGGTCTTGAAGGGCAGCCTTTAGAGAGGTTGGTTCAAGAAAGACTTTGGAAACATCAGTGAAAGCTTTTGGTTTTGTTATGCCCTTTTTGGAGCGTGTGGTCATGGAATGTGTGTTGAGAGGTGCAGCCACAGGGATATTTAGTTGCGGACCAGATGTTGGTATAGGGGTAAGAATAGGTTGTGGTTCGTGATCAGGTTCTGATTGATTTTGGGCTGGCACAGCGTGGTGTGTAATATTTTCATTTGGCAGTTGGAGTGTTGATGAATGTATCTGAACTGGAGATGGAGTTCGAAGTTGTGTAACATGTTCATTTTGTGGTTGCATTGGGAAGGAAGGATTTAGTATAGGAGATTGACTTGGTTAAGGCACATCTGGAGAGGTAACAGGAGTTGGTATTGTGTATGTAATAGGTTGCTTAGTTGGGTTAACTGTGGGATTTAAGGTTGGGATTGGTGGTGAGGATTTAAAGAGAGTGTTGTAGGGAAAATTGTGTTCATCAAGTTTTACCGTTCCTGCTATGTAAATACGACCTGATGAATGCATAACCCTTGTGTGCAGTGTTGTAGCCAAGAAATAGGCATTAAATTGTTCTGAATGAAAGCTTGTGACTTTAATAAGGTCTAAGTAAAGGATATCATgcacttaaaaataaataatttggttTATGATGAAAGAGTACCTCATAAGGTGTTTTGAGTTGTAAGACAATGTTGGTAACTTGTTGATGATATAAGTAGAAAAGACAAAAGCTTCCCACGAGAAGCTCAAAGACATTTCAGCTTGTGCAAGCAAAGTTAGACTAACATCCACAACATGTTTGTGTTTTCTTTATGCACGCTCTTGTTGTTGATGTGTATGAGGACAAGGGTGCCTGAACTCAATTCCTAGATGTTGTAGCAATGGATTCAGAGGTCTGAACTCACCCACCTATCAGTTTGTAaagcttttatttttgtttgaaaactcCTCTCAACATAGGCATTGAATTGTTTGAAGATTGTAGTGACTTCAAATTTGAGTGTCATAGGAAAATCCAAGTGTATTTAAAATAGTCATCAATGAAACTAATATAGTACTTGAAACCTTCTGTTGAATTGTAAAACAAGAGGCCCCATACATCTGAATGTATTAACTTGATGTATTAACTGAAAAATAGCATTTGTCTTAGGTACAGAATTGGAAAAAGACATGCTATAAAATTTGCCAACTTGACAAGCTTCACAAAAAGAAATgtccactactacaaaaatagtatttaacaacacttatttattaccatgaattgtaatcaacattcctcttttccttagtttccctttttcttagtttcttaatatctcactcttgtatttgtataaataggggttcaccccattggaataaacaactcagaaattctcattcactttctctttctctcttcatcttcttcttctttctcctcatctattttatattattttatattattttataacaaaattgTTTTTGTGTGGGTATTTTAACAATCGACAACATATGTTTGAAATTCGGTTCTAAACTAATAATAAATATCAGTATTATTAGAGTAATTGTGTCCATCAACAACATTGTACATTAATTGTGTTAACTCATGCAAAAACTCTTTTTGAGTAGTGTAATTACTCTACTTTTATATGCcccattttaattttattcttttatttagcCTCAcaccttaattttaatttttttttactctaTATGTTTAGTTATTGCCAATATATAAAACGAAATTATTGTGTTACATTtatcttaaattattttttttatcaaatattATCATactaattatttagtttttcaGATGTCATCAAATAAAAGTGAGaatgattttattaattaaacaatacaTTAGGTAGCTCTTtcacaacttttttttattattgctaGCTATACAtggttataatattattttatatgtttatatcaaataatacatattttttaaacatatatttattaaaggATTAGGTATCGTAAGATAGAGAATCTTTACCAAATGCCATATTATGTATGgatgattataattaaatatgtgCTATATAATACAAATAAGTTACTTTAGaaggttttgttttttttttaaattctaattttagtaaaaaaaaaatttaacattgatgaaagttcagagggcatgatttagtacatatcaaaatttaaagggcatgatttggtagatatcaaagtctgagaagcatggtttagtacataaacaatcacggaaatagtaaaattgaataaaattaaacaaaagtccttaaatctaacaatctcaatagttcaggggaatttttaacggcaaaaaaaattcaagaagcatgatttagtacatgtcaaaattcaaggaaaaaaaattctaattagctttatttttaatattgtgtTCCAAtctacaattaaaaataataataataaatcactcataacaataatattaattataattagacATGTACATTgattttccaaaattaattaaatgcaaatGATAATAATACAAAGATGAttgctttctttttttcttgaaaGGCAAGATGATTTCTATTTGACAATTTTGTAGAAAAGTTGAGACTTTCAATTGGGgatgttcattggatcacatttGATGGATTTGGACCCAACTAATccatttcatttatttattggaTACTAAATTTTGTCATCCGATCAGATCCAATCGAATTGAGTCATCTGATGCGATCCGAGATCTAATAGATGTATTGAATTTGGATCAATTCCAACCATTGGATGCATTGAGTGATTTcctattagattggattggatccatccaatccattTTATCTaccatttaaaagaaaaaaatatataaaaaagtataatttaaaacttaataatccaacatacataatAAACATTAGTTTAGTCCAACCAATTCTCATGATCTCATAATAAAAccactaaaaaaataaatacgcattgataattttattagcattgagaactattaatattttgtttcattaattatatgtactaaatgtatattaaattaattaatatatatgtttaaataaaatatattaatataaaattataaatatatttaaaaaatatataaatataattggataACCATTAGATGATAATTAGATCGATTTGGTCGGTTATTCATTGGATCGGATGTCCCATCCAACAACCGACCCGATtcgattgaatttttaaaatttacatctgatccgatccaattatgattggatatccaattttaTTGGATCGGTCGATTTTAATTAGATTGGATGATTTTCTGCACACTCTTACTTTCAACTACAAAATTAGTAAACACCCAACAGGAGAAACATCCCATTTAGCAAGAGAAGATTATTATTTAACACTTTAAGATACTTAAAGACCACACTAATTGATGCAAAGcataactaataataataaacataacACAATCAACAAAATAAGTTAAAAACTAAATCTAACTAAGCAAACCAGAAGAAAGAATAAAAACAAAATCTAGCTAGGCAATATTTCTAATTAACGATAAGATGCATCTTTTTTTTTAGTGGCCCATCAATTAAGAATGCCAAAATCAAGtcatttacaataaaaataaagaaaatcttGACAAAAAACCCTAATTAAGAATCTAATAAAGCACCAACAATCAAGCATCAGAAAAGTGTGAAGTAGGTTCCTAAACTAAATGAACATCTGTCTGAATCAACCTATCAATAGTTATTAGCCAATAATCTTCCAATAGACATTAGGATATAAAAACCCCATTCGAAACAGCCAACTATGATGAGCATCCAAAAAGAAGATCTGTATGTGGCCAATAGACAAATAAACTATAGAGCATATGGCCAATAGATAGATTTGGCCGAGCAATTTGATCCAATCAATGAAACATTAACGCACCAATAAAGAGAAAACTCGACTCTATTCGCCAGAACCGTATTAATCTTTACTAATCTAGTAAAGCAGTGAAAATTCGTCgttattgtaaaaataaaactaatataaaatagcATTAATATTAAAACAAACCAGAATCCAATGCCAATCAACCCAAAAGTTTAAGGTACCACAAGAACCACCCACTCCCGAACTAAGAAAATCAACGAGAAATTCCACCACAAAACCACAAATCTCGGCCTATGGCCAAACACCCATAACGTGCCTAAAGCCCAACACCAGACCTAGAGCCTCCAAATTCCCAAAACTCACAACCCAAAACATACAGCAAGAGCCCAAAAACAACTTGATCGATAGCCACTGAGCCATCTCCAAAACACGCAACCAGATCGAGACTGCCTGCTAGGCAATGAAACTAAACGAGACCAAAGAACAGCCCAAACCACTAGCAAACCAAAAGATACCTAGGAGAAAGGAGACTACAATAAGATGGATGATTCGAGAAGTCCACCCCATTGCATCGGTCATCGTACCCGATCAAAGCCACACCTAGACCCTAAAGGGGTCGGTGGGCTTGGCCAGAcaaagaaaatgaagaagaaagaatcTAGCAGTGTCAAGGTATATGCTAGAGAGAAAATCAAACAACAATAGCCCTTGTTTTGTCCATATAACTCAATTAATGGCTTAGTTggtgtgaaaaaaaaaacacataattcTCAACTCAAAAAGTATGGAACTATAGTTCAACtttaaacaaatattaaatGAGTTAATTTTTGTGGTAAAACCTCACCCTTCAACGACTATCTCATTGGTATGTAATATAATAGTGTAACAAGATGATCCAaaccaaaaaaaacaaaacagaatacaattAGAAATTAAAATGATACTTAAGCAAGAAATAACTGAACAGAGAAAATGAACACAAgtcactacaagaaatatcacttttgccagcatatTTTTGTGctgacaaaagttagtattgcactggtaaaatagaattacTTGTTATGCATTGGCAAAAGGAGGTTGGCAAATtaatgttggtattagaacttttgccagcataaaatgaaaagcgcgGGCAAAGATGACTTTTCCCAGCAcgtaaatgcgctggtaaaagttagattttagccaatacaaatgtacgctggtaaaatTTTGACCTCTTTGCCATCGAAGTTtgcgaaatgcgctggtaaaagttacttttaccagcgcagtagcaaactgtgctggtaaaaataatatttcttgtagtgagtGAATGAATACTCTAAGGTGGTGTTTgcttgggaggaatgaaaatataagaataggaatgggaatgagaattggaataggaatggaatggaataaaatttaaaatgcataaaaaattgataaaaaaattattaaattttttcaaatcttgcaTTGGAATGATCTTTCCTTgcatttcaaaatggaatagccattctaCCAAAATAATGGAAAGGTCATTCCATCGGAATGGTATTCCAATGGTTTTAActgcaaccaaacaaaagaatggaatgtaaattgtttcctttctattctattctatttcattacctccaaccaatcTTAATCATCACCATAAACATGGTGGAGAATTAATTTGATGTTTTTGATTTTATAATTGATGGTGAAATTATTTATCCGATCTCTAGAGGACTTAATtaggataaaaaaaaaatgtgtattactttaatttattattttaatgataataataatttagtatTAGTGGCAAACAAGGGCCATCATCATTTGACAactttcaattaataatattaataaatgaatgTTGATGATCAACTTGGTTAAATTATTTATCACATTGTATATTATAGGATATATATGTctaacaaaattattattttcatatttttattttaaattaagaaaCTTTTGTTCTATTCAACTTAATTTACTAGCATTAAACTTAGCCAAGGTGCAAGCATCTATTGCATAATATTATCTTAAagtataaataataaagttttgtaattatattatatttattctaTATCATAATTATTTGTTTCCCTATATATACATGCACCGATCATTAAATATATTAAGCAAAACAAATTAAGAAATGGCAAAGGAGGCCaccaaatattttttcaatgaaGAAGACAATAATGGTGATGAATCATTGGAATCGATCATATCTCAGCTACCTAAAGCCAATAGTTTGTCAAAATATGGTGTAACCTTATACCAAAATTGTTGGTTCCAATCCAATATGATTCCCAACATCATCTCTTTCCAAAAACAATTCAAAGCCGAAGATGAAGATATAATCGTGGCTTCATTTCCCAAATCAGGCACAACTTGGCTCATTTCTCTTCTATTTTCCATTCTTAACCGCAACCAACACTATGATCAACACCCCTTGCTCTCCACAAACCCTCACGATCTCGTGCCTTCATTAGAGTACTCGATTTATTCAGATCCCAAATTCTATGACTTGAGTACTATGTCAAGCCCTCGTTTGGTCTCCACACATATGCCCTACACATCTCTTTCTGATTCTATCAAGTATCATTCTAAGTCTCGTATTGTCTATATTAGTCGAAACCCTCTTGATGTCATCGTATCATATTGGTATTTCGTAAACAATCTTTCAGAGCGTAATCACGACATCAATAAGTGCACTATTGAAGATTTTGTGGACATATTTTGTAGTGGAAAGAATAATTTTGGGCCTTATTGGGATCATGTTTTAGGGTTTTGGAGAGCGAGTTTAGAGAATCCCGAAAAAGTGTTGTTTTTGAAGTACGAGGAGATGAAGGAGGATACTATTGGTCAAGCTAAAAGGATTGCAAAGTTCATTGGCCTTCCTTTCACTCAAGAGGAAGAAAATAGTAATGGAGTTATGGACCAAATATTGGAGATGTGTAGTTTTAATAAACTAAAAGATTTAAATGTGAATAAACAAGGCAAATTTAAGCCTCACTTAGATAATAAATTCTTCTTTAGAAAAGGGGAAACAGGTGATTGGATCAATCATCTTAGTCCATCTATGGTGGAGCGTGTGAGAAAAATAACTCAACAAAAATGGAGTGGTTCTGGTTTACcattaatttag is a genomic window of Cannabis sativa cultivar Pink pepper isolate KNU-18-1 chromosome 9, ASM2916894v1, whole genome shotgun sequence containing:
- the LOC115723114 gene encoding cytosolic sulfotransferase 5, whose protein sequence is MAKEATKYFFNEEDNNGDESLESIISQLPKANSLSKYGVTLYQNCWFQSNMIPNIISFQKQFKAEDEDIIVASFPKSGTTWLISLLFSILNRNQHYDQHPLLSTNPHDLVPSLEYSIYSDPKFYDLSTMSSPRLVSTHMPYTSLSDSIKYHSKSRIVYISRNPLDVIVSYWYFVNNLSERNHDINKCTIEDFVDIFCSGKNNFGPYWDHVLGFWRASLENPEKVLFLKYEEMKEDTIGQAKRIAKFIGLPFTQEEENSNGVMDQILEMCSFNKLKDLNVNKQGKFKPHLDNKFFFRKGETGDWINHLSPSMVERVRKITQQKWSGSGLPLI